CGCCAGGATGCGGCTCGGTGGTCGCATCCGATCCCATCCAGCTCAGGATTTTCTCGGGGTCGGTCAGATAGGCGAAGACGGTGGCGCGCGGGGCGGCGATCTGGGTCTCGCGACGCAATACGAACGGCTCGGTCATCAGCGATCATCCCTAGGGTTCATGGGCAAATGGCGGCGTCAAAGCGGCTCGTCAAGGATTGCCCGTGACAAGGGTGGCCCTCCTTCGCCATCATCTGATCATGCAACTCTCCCCGACCCTCGCCTGGCTTGTCGATGCCGCCTCGGACAGTGCCGGGGCCGATCGCCTGTTGGCGGAACTCGGGGCGCATCTGCTTGCCGATGGCGTGCCTCTTGCGGCGGGCGCCCTGACCTTGGAGGTGCCGCACCCGCTGATCGCGAAGCGGACATGGCTGTGGCGGGCGGACAACGGCCGCGTGATCGAAGCGCTCGGCTTTGCGCCGGGCGGCCTGGCGCCCGATTTGCCCGACGATGCCGGCCGCCGCTGGCTGCGCGGCATCGCTGATGGCGACGTGCACGAAGACGTTGTCGGGCGTGATGGGCCGCTGCTCGGCTGGATCGGGCCGCGTCCGTTCACGCCAGACGAGATCGAGCAACTGCGCCAGGCCGCGCGCTTTGCCGCGACGCCGCTCGCCGCGCTCGCTGCGCGCGCCACCTTGCGAGCGACGCTGGAGGCCTATCTCGGCAAGCGCAGCGCCGAGCGGGTGCTGGCGGCGCCCCTGCGGCGCGATTTAGGTGAGACGATCCAGGCCGCGCTGCTCTATGCCGATCTGCGTGGCTTCACGAGCTTGTCGGAAACCAGCCCGCCGGCCGACATCATCGCCGCGCTCGATGCCTGGTTCGATCGCATCGCCGGTGCGGTCCACGCCTTCGGCGGCGAGGTGCTGAAATTCATCGGTGACGGCGTGCTGGCGATCTTTCCCGTGGTGGAGGCGTCGCCACGTCGTGCCTGCGAGGCCGCTCTGCGCGCTGCAGGCGCCGCCGAAGCCGGGATGGCGTATCTCAACGCCGAGCGGGGCGCGCAAGGTTTGCCGCCACTTGCGTTCGGGGCTGCCCTTCATCTCGGCGAGATGCTCTGGGGTAATATCGGCGCCGCCAACAGGCTCGACTTCACCGCGATCGGCCCCGCCGTCAATCTCGCCAGCCGGCTCGAAGGGTTATGCAAGCCTCTCGGCAGGACCGTGCTGGTCTCGGGCGCGCTCGCCGCAGAGACTGACATGCCCCTGGTCGCGCTCGGGCTGCACAAGCTGCGCGGCATTGCCTCGCCCTGCGAGGTGCTCGCGCTGCCGGAGAAGCATGCTCCGATACCGTAGCCCGGATGGAGCGAAGCGTAATCCGGGTCTTACCCAAGCTCGAATTCCCCGGATTGCGCTCCGCTCCATCCGGGCTACGGGAGCTACATCCCGCCCATCTTGCACACGAGCTTCCACTCCTCCGCGGTCACCGGCTGCACCGACAGGCGCGAATATTTCACCAGCGCCATCTCGGCCAGCTTCTTGTCGGCCTTGATCGCCGCCATCGTCACCGGCGTCTTCAGCGGCTTGTCCGCCTTGATGTCGACGCAGACGAACTTTTCGGTCTTGTCGGTCGGATCCGGATAGGCCTCCTTGATGATCTCCGCGATGCCGACGATCTCCTTGCCCTCGTTGGAATGGTAGAAGAACGCCTTGTCGCCTTTCTTCATGGCAACGAGATTCTGGCGCGCAGTAAAATTACGCACGCCGGTCCAGGCTTCGCCCTTGGCGCCTTTCGCAACCTGCTGATCCCAGGACCACACCGACGGTTCGGATTTCACCAGCCAGTACGCCATCTTTATTCCTCTGCCTTGAAGGGTCGGGTCAAAAGCCCTGAGATCGCTGCGTCGATGGTGCTTCGGCCACTCAGGATCGAAGCGACCGCTACGGATACCGGCATCTCGATGCCTTGCGAAGCCGCAAGTTCAATCAGGACCGGCGCGGTGAACTCGCCCTCGGCCAGCTTGCCGGCGGGCGGCTGCTCGCCACGGCCGAGCGCGAGCCCAAGCGCGAAATTGCGCGATTGCGGGCTCGAGCATGTCAGGATCAGATCGCCAAGACCAGACAGGCCGGCGAGCGTCTCGCTACGCGCGCCGAGCGCGCGGCCGAGGCGTGACAGCTCCGCGAAGCCGCGGGTCGTGAGTGCAGCCTGCGCGGAAGCGCCGAGCTTCCGCCCGACCGCAATCCCGACCGCAATCGCCAGCACGTTCTTGGCCGCCCCGCCGATCTCGACACCGCGGATGTCGGTGGAGTGATAGGGACGGAATGTCGGAGAGCCGAGTGCCTGCACGAGGCCGCTTGCGAGCGCATCATCCCTGGCCGCGAGCGTCACAGCCGTCGGTAAGCCGCGCGCGACGTCGTCGGCAAAGCTCGGGCCCGACAGGATCGCAGGTTGCGCATGGGGCGCGGCTTCCGCGATCACGTCGGTCATGAATTTGTGGGTGCCATGCTCGATGCCCTTGGCGCAGGCGATGACCGGCACGGGTCTCGTCAGATACGAGGCCAGCATGTTGACCGCACCGCGCAGATGCTGCGCCGGCGTTGCGATCAGCAGCATCTCCGCGCGCGCCGCCGCTGCAAGATCGCTCGTCACCATGATCTCGGGTGCCAGGTGCACGCCGGGCAGCCGCGGATTGTCGCGGGTCGATTGGATGCGCGCGGCGTGTTCGGCGTTACGCGCCCACAGCGTCACGTTCTGTCCGGCGCGCGCAGCCACCGTCGCCAGCGCGGTGCCCCAGGCCCCGGCACCGATCACCGCGACGGAGCGGAACGCGGTCATCGTCAGTACCCCGCCCGCGTCTTGCCGTAGCCATCTGGCGCCGTGGCGTTGGCGTCGAGCAGCCAGCGCGCGCGAGGCTGCACTTCCATCGTATCCGTGATGCCGAGGGCAAGGCGTTCGGCGCCGGCCCAGGCGATCATCGCGCCATTGTCGGTGCAGAGCGCCGGCGGCGGCATGATCAGCTGCGTCCCGGCTTGCCGCGCGACATCATCAAGCGCGCCGCGGATCGCCTGATTGGCCGCGACACCGCCGGCCGCGACGAGTGCGCGCGGCGCGCCGAACTGTTCGCGGAACAGCTTCAGGCCAACCTTCAAACGGTCGGCTGTCGATTCCAGCACGGCAGCCTGGAAGCTCGCGCAGAGATCGCTGACGTCCTGCGGCGTGATCTCGGCCAGCCGGCTCGCCTCGGTGCGCACGGCCGTCTTCAAACCCGATAGCGAGAAATTGGCGTCGGGCCGATGCTGCATCGGCCTTGGAAACGCAAAGCGCGTGGCATCGCCATTCGCGGCCGCGCGCTCGACCTCCGGGCCGCCGGGATAGGGCAGGCCCAGCATCTTTGCGACCTTGTCAAAGGCCTCGCCGATCGCGTCATCGACGGTGGTGCCGAGCCGGACGTATTGGCCGACGCCGGTGACCGCGACGATCTGGGTGTGGCCGCCGGAAGCGAGGAACAGGCAGTAGGGAAATTCGATGCCGTCGGTGAGACGCGGCGTCAGCGCGTGCGCCTCGAGATGGTTGACCGCGACCAGCGGCGTGTCATGCACCATTGCAATCGCCTTTGCGGTGGTGAGCCCGACAATGACGCCGCCGATCAGGCCCGGCCCCGCAGCGGCGGCGACACCGTCGAGCTGGGCGAAACCGATACCGGCCTCACGCATGGCGCGATCGATGATGCCGTCGAGCAGGTCGACATGGGCGCGTGCAGCAATCTCCGGCACGACGCCGCCGAAGCGGGCATGTTCCTCGACTTGCGATCGCACGATATTTGACAAGATCTTGCCGCTGCCGTCAGGCGCGCGCTCGATGACGGCCGCCGCGGTCTCGTCGCAGGTGGTCTCGATGCCCAGTACCAGCATTGGCGAATTGTTATCCAATTTGCGCCCTTGCGCTCATTCGTAAAGCAGAGTTCTGCTAACGCGGTAGCATTCCGGGGTTGGCCTATGCAATCGTCACGCGCCGCCATTCCTCGCGAATGTGTCACCGCCACGTCGTCCGGGAACAGCAGCGATGTCCATTCTTGTCACACGGCCGCATCCCGACAACGCGGTGACGGCGGATAGTCTGCGCGCGCGGGGACATGTGGTGCTGCTTGCGCCGGTGCTCAAGTTCGAGCCGGTCGCTTTCCATGACGAGAGCGAGGCCGGCTACGGCGCCATCATCGTCACATCGGCCAATGCAATCCGTGCCGTTGCCCCGCAATTGCAAGATCTTGGCCTCGTGGAGCTGCCACTGTTCGCGGTCGGCGAGCACACGGCCTCCGTGGCGCGCGAATTCGGTTTCAAGGATGTAATCGTCGCCGGCGGCGATGCTGCGTCCTTGCGTACCAAGGTGATGCAAGGCGTGCGTGGCAAGGCGCTGAAGAAGAAGAGCACACTGCTCTATCTTGCGGGTGCGGATCTGTCGCGGGATCTCGGCGGCGAGCTCGGCGCGGAAGGATTTAGCGTGGTCACACAGACGACCTATCGCATGGCTCCGGTCAAGATTCTGCCGCGCGAGGTCTGCCAAGGCTTCGCCGCGCATGGCATCGAGGCGGTGCTGCATTACTCCAGGCGCAGCGCGCGGGCCTTTCTGGACGCGGCCCGGGACGAGGGTGTCGAAATCTCGGCGCTGGCGGTGCCGCAATGCTGCCTGTCCGAGACGGTCGCAAGCGTATTGCGCGATGCCGGTGCGTCGCAGGTCCTGGTCGCCGCGACCCCCGACGAAAATGCCTTATTCGACGCCTTGGAGCGTGCTTTGCGGACCCGTTTGGCGTAAGAGGACGGGCCGAATCCGACGCGATCGGGCTCGTCTCTGGTATGCAAGTGTGAGGAACCGTCACGATGGCCGACGACAAGCCTGAAGACGCGGGATTGGCTCCCGAGTCCGGCCGTGCCAAGCGCACCCCACCGACCATCGACCTCGAGGCGACCGAAGTCTCCACCCAGCCGCAGGACCTGGCGGTCGAGCCGGAGGCGGCGCCATCCTCCGAGCAGGCCAACGCTGGGCACGCGAGTGCCGAGGAAGCCGAGGTCGAAGCCACCGAGGCAAAGCCGGAGCGCAATGAGGCTCAAGCCGCGGCTGTGTCTGCCGCCATTTCGCCCTGGGTCATCGCGCCATTTTCCGGCGCCGTTGCAGCCGCGGTCGTGATTGCGGTCGGCTGGGTGCTGGGCTGGCCCGCGGTGCAGGCGCCGCCGGCTGCGCCGCAGGTGACGAGTGCAACCGTCGATGCGCTGAGCGGACGTGTCGCCGCAGTCGAAGCCAAGGTCGACGCAAAGGCGGCCAAGCCCGTCGCCGATCCGGCTGTTGTCGCGCGGCTCGATGCGCTGGAGAAATCCGTCGGCACCCTGCGCAGCGACATCGCCAATCTGCGCGCGCAGTCCGACAAGACCGCGAGCGCGTTGAACGATGCCAAATCCACGCCGCGCGATACGACAGCTTCGTCCGGCCTCGCCGCCCTCGACGAGCGCATCTCCCAGCTCGAGCGCGCCAGCACGACCGCACGCGCCGAGCTCGCGCAGCAGGGCGAAAAGATCGCCGACGC
This genomic interval from Bradyrhizobium guangzhouense contains the following:
- a CDS encoding adenylate/guanylate cyclase domain-containing protein, producing the protein MQLSPTLAWLVDAASDSAGADRLLAELGAHLLADGVPLAAGALTLEVPHPLIAKRTWLWRADNGRVIEALGFAPGGLAPDLPDDAGRRWLRGIADGDVHEDVVGRDGPLLGWIGPRPFTPDEIEQLRQAARFAATPLAALAARATLRATLEAYLGKRSAERVLAAPLRRDLGETIQAALLYADLRGFTSLSETSPPADIIAALDAWFDRIAGAVHAFGGEVLKFIGDGVLAIFPVVEASPRRACEAALRAAGAAEAGMAYLNAERGAQGLPPLAFGAALHLGEMLWGNIGAANRLDFTAIGPAVNLASRLEGLCKPLGRTVLVSGALAAETDMPLVALGLHKLRGIASPCEVLALPEKHAPIP
- a CDS encoding EVE domain-containing protein — encoded protein: MAYWLVKSEPSVWSWDQQVAKGAKGEAWTGVRNFTARQNLVAMKKGDKAFFYHSNEGKEIVGIAEIIKEAYPDPTDKTEKFVCVDIKADKPLKTPVTMAAIKADKKLAEMALVKYSRLSVQPVTAEEWKLVCKMGGM
- a CDS encoding NAD(P)H-dependent glycerol-3-phosphate dehydrogenase; the encoded protein is MTAFRSVAVIGAGAWGTALATVAARAGQNVTLWARNAEHAARIQSTRDNPRLPGVHLAPEIMVTSDLAAAARAEMLLIATPAQHLRGAVNMLASYLTRPVPVIACAKGIEHGTHKFMTDVIAEAAPHAQPAILSGPSFADDVARGLPTAVTLAARDDALASGLVQALGSPTFRPYHSTDIRGVEIGGAAKNVLAIAVGIAVGRKLGASAQAALTTRGFAELSRLGRALGARSETLAGLSGLGDLILTCSSPQSRNFALGLALGRGEQPPAGKLAEGEFTAPVLIELAASQGIEMPVSVAVASILSGRSTIDAAISGLLTRPFKAEE
- the tsaD gene encoding tRNA (adenosine(37)-N6)-threonylcarbamoyltransferase complex transferase subunit TsaD, with amino-acid sequence MLVLGIETTCDETAAAVIERAPDGSGKILSNIVRSQVEEHARFGGVVPEIAARAHVDLLDGIIDRAMREAGIGFAQLDGVAAAAGPGLIGGVIVGLTTAKAIAMVHDTPLVAVNHLEAHALTPRLTDGIEFPYCLFLASGGHTQIVAVTGVGQYVRLGTTVDDAIGEAFDKVAKMLGLPYPGGPEVERAAANGDATRFAFPRPMQHRPDANFSLSGLKTAVRTEASRLAEITPQDVSDLCASFQAAVLESTADRLKVGLKLFREQFGAPRALVAAGGVAANQAIRGALDDVARQAGTQLIMPPPALCTDNGAMIAWAGAERLALGITDTMEVQPRARWLLDANATAPDGYGKTRAGY
- a CDS encoding uroporphyrinogen-III synthase; this translates as MSILVTRPHPDNAVTADSLRARGHVVLLAPVLKFEPVAFHDESEAGYGAIIVTSANAIRAVAPQLQDLGLVELPLFAVGEHTASVAREFGFKDVIVAGGDAASLRTKVMQGVRGKALKKKSTLLYLAGADLSRDLGGELGAEGFSVVTQTTYRMAPVKILPREVCQGFAAHGIEAVLHYSRRSARAFLDAARDEGVEISALAVPQCCLSETVASVLRDAGASQVLVAATPDENALFDALERALRTRLA
- a CDS encoding COG4223 family protein, producing the protein MADDKPEDAGLAPESGRAKRTPPTIDLEATEVSTQPQDLAVEPEAAPSSEQANAGHASAEEAEVEATEAKPERNEAQAAAVSAAISPWVIAPFSGAVAAAVVIAVGWVLGWPAVQAPPAAPQVTSATVDALSGRVAAVEAKVDAKAAKPVADPAVVARLDALEKSVGTLRSDIANLRAQSDKTASALNDAKSTPRDTTASSGLAALDERISQLERASTTARAELAQQGEKIADAKAMDDQPLRYVVAATLLDVAVRHNDPYEAQLKAARSFAAKPEVLKPLDAFAASGIPTPVALSRELLNIVPKLSPPPEAPAAGAGIVERLEAGASKLVRIERTDGVGNGRGAVVARVTAAALRNDFAEARRELKALPEADRAPAQAWLDRADARDAALAASRKFADDALAGLTKPAQ